In the Zingiber officinale cultivar Zhangliang chromosome 5A, Zo_v1.1, whole genome shotgun sequence genome, aatgctgatcggtcttgctgaccgatcagcattccaagcaaattttttttaattttttttttttaaaataaaataataaataaaaacgtTTCTAATACATATAATAATTATACAAGTCCAATATACTTCGATCCATATTAATtagagtaaatttttttttaaaaaaaaaagaattaaaaaaaagttTGCTTGGAATGCTGATCGGTCAGCAAGACCGATCAGTATTCCtactgatcggtcagtagaccgatcagcaTTCTTGCTGATCGGAGAAACGCACATGCTTAGCGCGTGGGTTTTTTGTCGCGTAGCGACGGGCGCAGAGGGCGCACGGGAGGCGGGCGCAGAGGATCCGGACTCCTCTCACTCATGTGGTGGATTGCATGTCGTTAAGCCAGCTGGCGTGGTCTGTCCACCAGACGATGTGGATATTTTTTTTCATTAGCCATATAAGATTCGGCGATGGTGGGTAAAAATATGATTTTCTTCTATATACAGAGGAGGTCACTCTTCTCCCTTGAAATGCGTTTGGttggaattatttttaataatgttaATTATCTAttcaaaattatcaataaaaaatcttatttaatttaaataatagaTGATTCTCAAATAATATTTCATATTCAACATGTTAATAAAAGAAACATGTATCCCAGAATAAaaaagatttttcttgatttcgagATTACgaaatttttttacccaaaatatttCCGAATATtagaaaaatgtgataaaaaagaaaaatataaaggaaaaaataaaaaataaaaaacttaaaaaaagaaaaaaaacgtaaaaaataaaaaaatctaaaaaattaataaaataattaaaaaatgtaaaaaaaagaaaaaacgtaaaaataattaaaacgtaataaaaaattaaaaataaaaaaacgtaaaaaaacataaaaaaaatttaaagacataaaacataaaaaataaaaaaaaacgtagaaaactttaaaaaattaaaaaaaataaaaaataaaaacacataaaaataaaaaaaacgtaaaaaaggggaaaaaataaagtgtaaataataataatactaataataataataataattattattattattattattattattattattattattattattattatatatggttgattttgtaattgagggtaatatagtaaaatattaaattaggttattcattaaaatcttcaaacaaacaagtttttattgcattacctaggtccaaccaaacaacatttggttatgttttattccccacaactttggttatatgattacttggtaatcacataactaagattatacatgataacttgaaccaaacacacccttaagctattcattcattcttcttctgttttttttttctcgcaTACCTGTAAGATCTCAGCTTTCAACCTAATGCGGACTTAATTATCGGAGGGATCACATCGATGCATGGCTGTTGATGCGGGTTGATTTGCAAGACTCTAGTGCTCGACCAAGGATAGACACATCTATAACTCCAAAGGAAAGTAGAGAGGAGGAGCACGAGTGCAAGCGCGGGCGTGAGAAGGATTTAAGGTTTAGCTCACCTCCTTCCGTAATAACTTTAAGATAATTGGCATCGTTCTCAGGATATAGTACAGATGGTGGACGCATGACATCTCTAGCGTAATGATCAAAAGTCGATTTTTCAGAAATCGATGACCTGAGATTTACCccatcatttaattaatatttatgtaCCTATATTTACTTCTCTTTATACCCTGAGACCGATACTAAGGGAGCTATCTTTTGTTTAAGATAATTGACATCCTCCATTAATTGAATCCTCATGGCCACGAGTCTTCCGTTATTACAATGATTGTCGGTTGTCATCCTCTTCTACTTAAAGTTCGAACTTCCAAGACTCTTTGGTCTTCTCTCTCGATCAAGGGAGTTCTATCATCTCCTCCATCATGTTTCTTGAATAAGGAGGGCATGCTAAGCCTCTAATCGTCagtagtatttttttaatttattttgatgatcaatAGAAAAATTTTATAGGATAAAATTGGTCATCCAAGATTAGTtggatttattatttttatttactttttcaTTTTGTCCCTTCAAAATGATAAGAtggttaaaatattaaatattatcatattaaataatgAGATCAAAACGTATACGTTTGAGTATACTTTCTCTCATATCTTTACCACAGGCAAAAATACTAAGGACGAACACATCACCTTATATCATATTGAATCAGTAAGGCATGCAGCTATCATTCATGTACTTTTGTCACGCTAAACTTTCTCTTAGCCTTTTGTTTTTTAATTCGTCAAGCCAATATACCTTCCTTCATGCCTTcatagtgttttttttttaacttgtccGGTACATGATACAGTACCTAAGTgcttctcaaattttttttagctcgagttttaaattttgataaattaataaaaaattttatttaatagacGATTAATAAGAATATTGAATTGATGAGTTATCCACTGACTTATGGGAGGACTTATGTGATAATATATCTTTTTACAAAAAATGTTaccataaatttaatatttataggatgaaatttacattaaattaagttgattattGAATTATTTACCAAAAAGATAACAAATAAACCATTTAATTAAGCAACAATAAATGTATAATGTGATCCGGATTATGATGTTATGgtaaaatatttagattatcatctagTTATTTATGATTTGATTCTTAATTATAATatgtttgtagaaattttttaaattatttattgtgTGTGCTTCCTGATTTACTTTGATAGTCGATGAAAAAAATTCATAGAACCAAATCAATCACCCTAAGTCTCCTTCGTAAGACTAATTAGATTTAtcataataaatatataatatgacTAACTAGACTAATGAATAAGGCTAACCAGTCTATTCATGTTTCACAATTTTCAGCCAATAAATGTATAATATGATTcccctaaattttttatttagatttaaAATACATTAATAAATTGTAAACCAAATCATAAGCGTAGGACCACCAGTAATTTAACAAAGGCAGATTAGATAtgagctatttttttttaatgaagctCGGATGAGCGTGTTTCATGTGCCACAGCTAATCACGGGTTGTCTCACTAGATTCCAGCCACCCTCTGTTCTTTTCATTGCAAAACAAATCAACaagtaaaagagaaaaaaaaaaaaaagcaagggGGCGTGGTGTAAATACCACCGCGTTATTTATTTTTCGTTATCACTATTTCGGATTCTGCGAGGTGAGATGAAAGACGGTGAGAAATTGACACGTGAAGACGACAAAaggaataaaaaagaaaatagcAGCAGCCAAAAAGACACGAAACATCATGACCCAACCATCTCCTCGTTCACACCATCATCGTTTGCCGTCCATTATTGATCTTGCGGCCAGGAGAAGGACAACGAAGTGTGATTCACGACCCACGAGACGACCACGTCTAGAGGGGTCCCGTTTTCTAGTTACCTCGCCACCCGCATGGTATGATTGGGAGGTGTGTCAGATCACGAAATGAGTAACGTGTTAGTACGATTAATTAGTGAATTGTAACAAACGCGAAATTAAAAACAATCTCCTCGagtcttattttttttaattctgtgCCAGAAGAGGAAATCAAAGAGGAAAGTGGCGTCGAGTAGAGAGAGAAGAGAGGCCAGAGCATCTCCTTCGGCGGAGAACAAAACAAAAGAGAGAGATCCACCTCGGAACCCTCATCGTCTCCTTTCCGGTCGCTTTTCCCTCCAATTTTGTGAGTCCAGATCGAGACGACGAGGGGAagatgagggaggaggaggaggaggagggcgaCTGGTTCGCGCGGTGGCAGGAGCAGCTGCCGTCGCCGGAGGAGCTCATGCCGCTCTCGCAGAGCCTCATCACGCCGGGCCTTGCCGTAGCCTTCGACATCCCCATCCCGGCCGGCAACCCCAGCTCCGCCGTCTCCCCTCACCACCACCACTTCCACCGCGCCGGTCCGGCGCTCACTTCCGCCTCCCCCAACCACCCCCCGCCGCTACTGCCTCCGCCGGACTTTGAGTCATCCGATCTCAACTCCGCCTCCGGCAGCGGCGGTGGAGGCAGCGGAGCCGGAGATGAGCCCGCGCGGACGCTCAAGAGGCCTCGCCTCGTCTGGACGCCGCAGCTGCACAAGCGGTTCGTCGACGCCGTCGCGCACCTCGGGATCAAGAACGCGGTTCCCAAGACCATAATGCAGCTCATGAGCGTCGACGGCCTCACCCGAGAAAACGTGGCGAGCCATCTCCAGAAGTACCGCCTCTACCTCAGGCGCATGCAGGGCCACAACGCCTCCGGAGGAGCCGGCAGCGGCGGTCCGATCTCTGCTGCTGACGCGGCTACCGACCAGTTGTTCGCAAGCGCCCCGGTTCCCCACCATTTCCTCAGCCGTGGAGGACCAGTCACAGCGCCAGGGGCGCCCGAGCCGTTCCTGCCGTACGTGCCGGTGGCTGCGCTGCAGCACCACCAACAGATTACCGCCGCTATGCAGCAGCAACAATACCACCAGAGGCATTTGGGACAATTCGGATCTCCCACTGGTAGCGGAGTATTTGACCATGGGTTCCTGAACCGGGCGGCAGTGTCACCGTCAGGGATACATCAGATGATAGGACCGGCGCCGGGAATGGGTTTGTTGCAGCATACTGCATCGCCGGCCGCCAACTTTTCCGATGATTTAGAGACTTCCGGAAGAGGAAGCAGTGGCGAGAAGAAGGTGCTGACCCTGTTTCCGACTGGTGAGGACTGATTGCGCTCTTCTCTTCCTCCCTCGTCTACTTAATTTCCATGTTTAGAAGGTGTCAATTAGATGATTACGGCTCGGGAATAGTCTTCTTTAGATAATTCTTGGCGTCATATTCCTATGTTCTTGCTAGGTCGGAGTGGTAAGCTAGCAGAAGAGGAAGCTATAGTGTGGTAGTTCTCCACATTAGAATCGGATGGGGGGTTGTTAAATCCCCACAAAAAATATTGAATTCATCTTTCCATATAGTACTAAACTTCTATTCATCCCACTTCAGTAATCAACCATGGTTGTTTCTAAAATATTCAATTTCTGTGTGTGAAATGGTTTACTGGTGTTCGGCATTGGGATTCTTGTAGTTATCGGCTTAAATCTAAATGAAtaatccatgtttataccttgaCGATATGTGGAATTGGATTGAAATAGAAATCACAAGATGAATAACACATGGATGCTGCTCTGTACATAACAATTGGAAATCTGTTTTCCAAGAGATCAAAACTTTAGTTTCATCAGTCGAGGAAACTTGCAACCATTTAGCTTAATATTGAGAAAAACAATTTTGACTAGGATGAAAAAAACAACTTTAACaaccattttttttatatatattcagTGTTAACAACATGAACTACAACTTCCTGTTCTATATATATATGACTTATTGAGAATATTTCATTATATTTCCTATTCTGCCGGACTGCCGTCTGAGTCTTCATGAGGGTGCATTTCGTTTGAAAAACTATCCATGCAAGAATTGAAGCTATAGTCTTTTGTGCGATTGTTATTTGTTACTTTCACTGAGTTGGATACAGCTTTAGATATTTGGGTAGGCTTTTCTCCGAATATATGTATGCCATTTGTACTGGTCAGTGTGTTGATTTCTTCACTTTCTACTACTGGTGCTGAATGGTACTTAACACAATAAGAGAACCAATATAGATTGTGATTATACTTAACACAGTACGATACAAATCAACCTTTTTATGTAACAGTTTACACAGTGAAACAACTGCATCGCTTATATTCTTTCAGGTTGCTGATGATCTCTGTCTTATTGATAAAATGAAAACTGATGTTTTAGTCATTGTTGAAAAATGGGTCTGGGTTTATGATATAAAATGCACTAATACAAATGACAATGGGGAGCCGTTCAAGGTTCATATGTGATAAGTAAAAGTCGATCAATAGTAATTTGAGATAACTTTAGAGGCAGGTCGGAAACACTAACTCAAAgtttgtatgttttttttttgccattttttctttaaaaaatgacaaaaaaaaattcttaaatagAGTTTGAAGGCGTGTTAAGTACCCTTTTGACCAAGAATGCTTTCTCCAACTTTGAGTTTGGTTAGCGTACATATTGATGCTAAAAACTCAAATAACGAACTTCTATGGCATCAGGTTATTAAGTTATGAATTAAGAGTATGACATTCTGaattaaattcagaatttttatgcTCCACCTTCTTGGTTGTTCTTGATGATTCCAAGGTTTCTGACAACTGTTGACAAAATTTCTTTCTACTTTCTCTCAGGACCTTCTTAATTTGAAAGTGCCATGATATGCGCTTATTCTTGTTAAGCTAGTATTACTGTAATTAGAGATTTCTGTATATTCTAACAGTTCAACTTGATGCAGACTTTCAAGGAttttaattctttcaactctttaGCTTTCCAATTCATGTTTGTAGATGTGGCTAAAATGTTTTCACTGCAATGTGATATTAATATATGCCTCTGTTTTAGTTACTAAGTGAATAGTGTATAAGAAGCGTTGCATGGGATTAGATTTGAAATTAATCACAATACAATAACTATCATAACAAAGGTTCATGTACATTTTATGCTACATTTTGTTCAAGTGACGTGAAGTTGTATGTTCAATTTGTATGCAAGTAGCCGTTGGAATAACTAAAAAGGTTTCACTAGTTGGTATAATGACTGGTATAGTAGAAAGATGATAAGATATTGTTCCTACATCAGAGGCAGCACTTGTATTGCAATTCAATATTCTGCACAATTTCTTTGTAAATGTCAAAAGCTGTTTTATCTGTCATCTAACTGTACTTTGTAATATGTTTGTACAATTGTACTTCTTCTTTTTGGTAGATAAATACAGCATCTTATGTTCTTTATTAGGATTCTATAAGTTGATTCATTTTAAGGGATTATTTTCGAAGACGCTTAACCAACTAATTTAGTTTTGCTGTTTATCTCATATTTCCAAAGCCTAACGGTGGCTAAATTGCATGCATGCTAAGGTTTTCTGTCATTCTTTTTCCCTGGTCAGAAATCTATTGTTCTGTTTGGGCATGATACCTATTGCACAAGCCCATTTATTCTGGGCAGCCCAATTAGGATTTAGCCCATTTTGTTTCTAGTTAAAAATGAGTCATAAAAAAAAGGCAAAACTGCATAATCGCAGCTTTAGATTTTGAGTAACGAGCAATTGAACTCATACAAATTCATTTGTCTTTGCCATTTGATTCTTGATTACTGATGATTAATCATAAAGATCCAAACAGTTGGCATATTACGAGGTTAGTGCTAAAAAACAAGACAAATCTTGAACACCAAATCGTATTTCAAACACTGTACGCTTTATTTGGCCTATAAATGTTGCACCACAAAGATTAAATATCCTATACGATTGGATGAAGCTAATTGTTTATATATACTTTGCACTAAGTAAAACAATTTAGAAAACAAAGGAAACGAGAGCAAGAATGTGTTTGCTTTTTCATCCAACTTAGTCTTTTTATAGATAATCAAGCACATTAGGATATTAAAATGGCCAAAAGTTATGACTTCCCAAAAgccttttcatttttttaaaatatccaacaatctctcgttataattaaaaaaatactttatttATAGATTACAAAACACATCTTAATAATTTATGCATCAATAATGGTTTCTTTCGATTAAACTACTATCTTAGTGATAGTTTCTTATAGTTTGTAAATCATTTTGGTAGCTAAGCTTTGAACTAAAGGTTTATGTAACAAACCACATGAATCATCACACGCATATTCACTTCTTTCCAATTGTTATAAGTAACATACATTTTGTGTGATGTTACAATCCTTTCATCAATGTGTCAAAGTTTAAGTCCAAAATTTTAATAGATAATTAAATCCTATATTCATATAAGCAAGTTCTCAAATGTCTCTCCCATTTGTGACATTTTCTGAGATTTGTTAAGAATCACTAAGTTCATCCTTACTTTATTAGCGGGAATTCAAACACTTATCTTTGTTCAACCTTTGTCCAATGTACTTTTAATACATTGAATCCAAGACTACGCAATGTAGTAGCGTTAGATTAAGGTTTCCATTGTTGAAGGTTTATATCATGGACTTCAACCTCATCTCAATGGAGGTTCTTTCAACTATATCTCTAGTTAATTCTTTTGTTAAAGGATCATCTAAGTTTTCTTTGGATTTAACATAATCTATGGTTATGACCCCACTTTTTATCAAGTCTTTAACCATAATATATCTCACTCCAATATGTCTTGACTTGCCATTATAGACCTCACTATAAGCCTTGGCATTATACTTGTGTATCACAATGTATAGTTATAGGAGAGATAGGCTTTGGCCACATTGGTATCTCATACAATAAGTTTCTTAGTCATTCAGCTTCCTTGCTAGCTGCAACTAAAGCTACAAACCTAGCTATCATGGTGGAGTCGGTTATGCGTGTTTGTTTCTTAGATGCCCAGGATGTTGGTGcgaaaagcatccgacgatcgaacctgtgttttgattatgtcaaaggattcaaagttaagatgttttgttatctgatatgttgattgagctttacaagaaagtcctaagtgtacttaggcaaaagtcataactacggttaggcagttggaaaatcctagggggtgataaccctaggcggaaagtcttggcgggtcggagctccgggcaaaaaatcctagggggtggtaaccctaggttgaaatcctggtgtcgcgaaccaggtgtaagtctggacgggtcgtggaccggacgcccaacatgaagaccggaagcatcaaACGCTGAacaaagtctagtcggtctggaggaccgaattgGCAAaaagtaacttc is a window encoding:
- the LOC121982100 gene encoding transcription factor MYBC1-like codes for the protein MREEEEEEGDWFARWQEQLPSPEELMPLSQSLITPGLAVAFDIPIPAGNPSSAVSPHHHHFHRAGPALTSASPNHPPPLLPPPDFESSDLNSASGSGGGGSGAGDEPARTLKRPRLVWTPQLHKRFVDAVAHLGIKNAVPKTIMQLMSVDGLTRENVASHLQKYRLYLRRMQGHNASGGAGSGGPISAADAATDQLFASAPVPHHFLSRGGPVTAPGAPEPFLPYVPVAALQHHQQITAAMQQQQYHQRHLGQFGSPTGSGVFDHGFLNRAAVSPSGIHQMIGPAPGMGLLQHTASPAANFSDDLETSGRGSSGEKKVLTLFPTGED